A genomic window from Chelonoidis abingdonii isolate Lonesome George chromosome 26, CheloAbing_2.0, whole genome shotgun sequence includes:
- the MIP gene encoding lens fiber major intrinsic protein yields the protein MPPAMWEVRSPSFWRAVFAEFFATMIYVFFGLGASLRWGVGPLNVLQVALAFGLAAATLVQVLGHVSGAHVNPAVTFAFLVGAQLSLLRAAFYMVAQVLGGVAGAAVLYGLTPAAIRGNLALNTIHPGVTLAQATTVEIFLTLQFVLCFFATYDERHNGRVGSVALAIGFSLALGHLFGMYYTGAGMNPARSFAPAAITRNFSNHWVYWVGPILGATLAGLLYDFVLCPRMRGLAERLAILKGEQVAEGQAPPEPPEEPMELKTQAL from the exons ATGCCTCCCGCCATGTGGGAGGTGCGCTCCCCCTCCTTCTGGAGGGCCGTCTTTGCCGAGTTCTTTGCCACCATGATCTACGTCTTCTTCGGGCTGGGGGCCTCGCTGCGCTGGGGAGTCGGGCCCCTCAACGTGCTGCAGGTGGCTCTGGCATTCGGCCTGGCCGCGGCCACCCTGGTGCAGGTGCTGGGCCACGTCAGCGGGGCCCACGTCAACCCGGCCGTCACCTTCGCCTTCCTGGTGGGCGCCCAGCTCTCCCTGCTCCGCGCTGCCTTCTACATGGTGGCCCAGGTGCTGGGCGGGGTGGCCGGGGCGGCTGTGCTGTATGGGCTGACGCCGGCCGCCATCCGCGGCAACCTGGCACTCAACACG ATCCACCCCGGCGTGACCCTGGCCCAGGCCACCACTGTGGAGATCTTCCTGACGCTGCAGTTCGTCCTCTGCTTCTTCGCCACGTACGATGAGCGGCACAACGGGCGCGTGGGCTCGGTGGCGTTGGCCATCGGCTTCTCCCTCGCCCTGGGACACCTCTTTGGG ATGTACTACACGGGAGCCGGCATGAACCCTGCGCGGTCCTTCGCCCCCGCCGCCATCACCCGCAACTTCTCCAACCACTGG gtgtACTGGGTCGGGCCCATCCTAGGGGCCACCCTAGCCGGCCTCCTCTACGACTTTGTCCTCTGCCCCCGCATGCGGGGCCTGGCCGAGCGGCTGGCCATCCTGAAAGGCGAGCAGGTGGCGGAAGGCCAGGCCCCCCCGGAGCCTCCCGAGGAGCCCATGGAGCTGAAAACACAGGCGCTATAA
- the LOC116827738 gene encoding aquaporin-4-like, whose product MAIGEELRSRRFWRSLLAEAAATLIFVWLVLGASCPGGPGRVTAPLALQPALTAGLAAVGLAHCFGEVSGAQANPALTLALLCTRKLDALRGAAYVLAQCLGAVLASAAVYLVLPTAATSHLVTRVRSESNAGEALAMETFSTFQLVFTIFAVEDQRRRGAGEPGGLAIGFSMTAGALAAGTFSGGSMNPARSLGPAVLTGIWDHHWVYWIGPLLGAVLAGLSYEFLFASSASREKLVACLTCRDIDIVETASMSRSSLSTAPQDATRAKPPPKGEQH is encoded by the exons ATGGCCATTGGCGAG gagctgcggagccggcgGTTCTGGCGCTCCTTGCTGGCGGAGGCGGCTGCCACCCTGATCTTCGTCTGGCTGGTGCTGGGGGCCTCGTGCCCCGGTGGCCCTGGGCGCGTCACAGCCCCACTCGCCCTGCAGCCGGCTCTGACGGCCGGGCTGGCGGCCGTGGGGCTGGCTCACTGCTTCGGCGAGGTCAGCGGGGCCCAGGCCAACCCAGCCCTCACCCTGGCCTTGCTCTGCACCCGCAAGCTGGACGCCCTGCGCGGAGCCGCCTACGTCCTGGCCCAGTGCCTGGGCGCCGTCCTGGCCTCGGCCGCTGTCTACCTGGTGCTGCCCACTGCAGCCACCAGCCACCTCGTCACCAGG GTGAGGAGCGAGAGCAACGCTGGGGAGGCGCTCGCCATGGAGACCTTCTCCACCTTCCAGCTGGTCTTCACCATCTTTGCCGTGGAGGACCAGCGGCGCCGGGGGGCGGGTGAGCCAGGCGGCCTAGCCATCGGCTTCTCCATGACAGCCGGAGCGCTGGCCGCG GGGACGTTCTCCGGGGGCAGCATGAACCCAGCCAGATCGCTGGGCCCAGCCGTCCTGACGGGCATCTGGGACCACCACTGG gtGTACTGGATCGGCCCCTTGCTGGGCGCGGTGCTGGCCGGCCTCTCCTATGAGTTCCTCTTCGCCTCCAGCGCCTCCCGGGAGAAGCTGGTCGCCTGCCTGACCTGCCGGGACATCGACATTGTGGAGACGGCCAGCATGTcccgctcctccctctccactgccccccagGATGCCACCCGGGCCAAGCCGCCCCCCAAGGGGGAGCAGCACTGA
- the SPRYD4 gene encoding SPRY domain-containing protein 4, producing the protein MLGIDPTKVPQNPERFREWAVVLGDAALSSGQHYWEVTVKRSQQFRIGVADVDISREGCIGHDDHSWVFAYSHRRWYVMLSNETTPIRNIGNPERVGLLLDYEGRKLSLVDVGKQVLIHTLATEFQGPVVPAFALWDGELLTHSGLDVPKNLQDS; encoded by the coding sequence ATGCTGGGGATTGACCCAACCAAGGTCCCCCAGAACCCTGAGCGATTTCGGGAGTGGGCAGTGGTGCTGGGGGATGCTGCCTTGTCCAGCGGCCAGCACTACTGGGAAGTGACAGTCAAGCGTTCGCAGCAGTTCCGTATCGGCGTGGCTGATGTGGACATTTCCAGGGAAGGGTGCATTGGGCATGACGACCACTCCTGGGTGTTTGCGTATTCCCACCGCAGGTGGTACGTCATGCTGTCCAACGAAACCACCCCCATCCGCAACATCGGCAACCCCGAGCGCGTAGGGCTGCTCCTGGACTACGAGGGCAGGAAGCTCAGCCTGGTGGACGTAGGCAAGCAGGTGTTAATCCATACCCTGGCCACGGAGTTCCAGGGGCCTGTGGTGCCTGCGTTTGCTctctgggatggggagctgctaACTCATTCTGGGTTGGATGTGCCCAAGAACCTCCAGGACAGTTAA